A part of Larkinella insperata genomic DNA contains:
- a CDS encoding tetratricopeptide repeat protein: MHYLVKSNWRTWLVAGIGCLIMCVITPAQAQRKAREQKPKEEGARGVEESLFTEGMKFMMMDEPAKAVAQFQKVIQLHPENPAAHYAAASALLKQGKTEDALPLAQKAVQLDKGSNKYYVLQLAELFVKQKRYADAENLYEDLIRKSPENIEYGVELAAIYLFDEKPDKALAVYEQVEKATGMNEEIVRQKQRIYLKQNKVEKAILEAEKLAASEPGETDYLLEGAELLIANDRNEQAVDWLQRALKVNSDLPQAHVMLADLYRKQGNLEKCSQELDKVFSNPNLEASIKARILSSYIGMVGTDEKANQSAVKLARELATAHPRDARSQAIYAQLLAQQGKKTEARDYFVKAARLDKATYEMWGAILQLDSELNQMDSLLVHSEQALELFPNQGVLWAYNGSANHFKKRYKEAVEAYEECRRLSASNAELMKSITAGLGDVYNSMGDHQKSDEAYEEVLRQDPDNDHVLNNYSYFLSLRKEKLPLARQMSERLVEKNQDNATYLDTHAWVLYVMKDYAKARVYLEKAIQSDKNVSGTILEHYGDVLYQLGEHDKAVEQWKKAKLKGETTDRLDKKIATGKIYE; encoded by the coding sequence ATGCACTATCTGGTAAAATCCAATTGGCGGACGTGGCTGGTTGCCGGTATCGGTTGCCTGATTATGTGCGTGATCACACCCGCTCAGGCTCAACGGAAAGCCAGGGAGCAAAAGCCCAAAGAGGAAGGCGCCCGGGGCGTTGAAGAATCGTTGTTTACGGAGGGCATGAAGTTCATGATGATGGACGAACCCGCGAAAGCCGTTGCCCAATTCCAGAAAGTCATCCAGCTTCATCCCGAAAACCCGGCAGCCCACTACGCTGCGGCCTCGGCCTTGCTGAAACAGGGAAAAACCGAGGACGCCCTGCCGCTGGCGCAGAAAGCCGTTCAGCTCGACAAGGGAAGCAATAAATATTACGTACTCCAACTGGCCGAACTTTTCGTGAAACAGAAGCGCTACGCCGATGCGGAGAACCTGTATGAAGATCTGATCCGGAAAAGTCCCGAGAATATCGAATACGGCGTTGAACTGGCGGCTATCTACCTGTTCGACGAAAAACCGGACAAGGCCCTGGCTGTTTACGAACAGGTGGAAAAAGCCACCGGTATGAACGAGGAAATCGTCCGGCAGAAACAACGGATTTACCTGAAACAGAATAAAGTCGAAAAGGCCATTCTGGAAGCCGAAAAACTGGCTGCCTCCGAACCGGGCGAAACCGATTACCTGCTGGAAGGGGCCGAGTTGCTGATCGCCAACGACCGCAACGAGCAAGCTGTCGACTGGTTGCAGCGGGCCCTGAAAGTTAACTCCGATCTGCCGCAGGCCCACGTCATGCTGGCCGACCTCTACCGCAAGCAGGGCAATCTGGAGAAATGCAGTCAGGAGCTAGATAAAGTCTTTTCTAATCCGAATCTCGAAGCCAGCATCAAAGCACGGATTTTGTCGAGTTACATCGGCATGGTTGGTACTGATGAAAAAGCCAACCAAAGTGCTGTAAAACTCGCCCGGGAACTCGCTACGGCCCACCCACGGGATGCCCGCTCGCAGGCCATTTATGCCCAGTTACTGGCGCAGCAGGGAAAAAAAACCGAAGCCCGCGATTACTTCGTTAAAGCCGCCCGTCTGGACAAAGCCACCTATGAAATGTGGGGCGCCATTCTGCAACTTGACAGTGAACTCAACCAGATGGACAGCCTATTGGTGCATTCTGAACAGGCGCTGGAATTGTTTCCGAATCAGGGCGTGCTTTGGGCGTATAACGGGTCGGCCAATCACTTCAAAAAACGGTATAAAGAAGCCGTTGAAGCCTACGAAGAATGCCGTCGGCTGTCGGCCAGCAATGCTGAACTGATGAAGAGCATAACGGCCGGCCTGGGCGATGTATACAACAGCATGGGAGACCACCAGAAATCGGATGAAGCCTATGAGGAAGTCCTGAGACAGGACCCCGACAACGACCACGTGCTGAACAACTACAGCTACTTTTTATCCCTGCGAAAAGAGAAGCTGCCTCTGGCGCGGCAAATGTCGGAGCGGCTGGTCGAAAAAAATCAGGATAACGCTACGTATCTGGATACCCATGCCTGGGTTTTGTACGTCATGAAAGACTACGCCAAAGCCCGCGTTTACCTCGAAAAAGCCATTCAGTCGGACAAAAACGTTAGCGGTACCATTCTCGAACATTACGGCGATGTGCTATACCAGCTTGGTGAGCACGATAAAGCCGTTGAACAGTGGAAAAAAGCAAAATTAAAAGGCGAAACGACCGATCGGTTGGATAAAAAAATTGCCACCGGAAAGATTTATGAGTAA
- a CDS encoding AlbA family DNA-binding domain-containing protein gives MDYRALKELVRQGEGTHLEFKLKSNHPERIIREIVAFANTEGGKLLIGIGDDKSIQGLKHVDEDEYLLERAIERYCTPKIEYHMERVALTNERDVLVITVPESDRKPHFVDDPLNDFRRAYVRVDDKAVQASKEVREIMKGETADRNVRFTYGDKEQALMQHLDHNQSITVDLFARIANIPRKMASRTLVLLVLANVLEIHPNEVVDQFTSRTG, from the coding sequence ATGGACTACAGGGCGCTCAAGGAACTGGTTAGACAGGGTGAGGGAACGCATCTCGAATTCAAGTTGAAGTCCAATCACCCCGAACGGATTATCCGCGAAATTGTGGCGTTTGCTAATACGGAAGGCGGGAAACTGCTGATTGGAATTGGCGACGATAAAAGCATCCAGGGTCTCAAACACGTCGATGAAGATGAATACCTGCTGGAGCGCGCCATCGAACGGTATTGCACCCCGAAAATTGAGTACCACATGGAACGTGTGGCGCTAACCAATGAACGGGACGTGCTGGTAATCACCGTTCCGGAAAGCGACCGGAAGCCGCACTTCGTGGATGATCCGCTCAACGATTTTAGGCGGGCTTACGTGCGGGTTGATGACAAAGCCGTGCAGGCCAGCAAAGAGGTACGCGAAATCATGAAAGGCGAGACTGCCGACCGTAACGTACGGTTTACGTACGGCGATAAAGAGCAGGCATTGATGCAGCATCTGGACCATAACCAGAGCATTACCGTCGATTTGTTTGCCCGGATTGCGAATATTCCGCGGAAAATGGCTTCCCGGACGCTGGTGCTGCTGGTGCTGGCCAATGTGCTGGAAATCCACCCCAATGAGGTGGTCGACCAGTTTACGAGCCGTACGGGGTAA
- a CDS encoding sterol desaturase family protein — MLNVVIILVTFVGMEGAAWWTHKYIMHGFMWRWHHSHHNHHSGFLERNDLFSVVFSLVAVGLVVLGFEVEPLWFLAPIGIGVTLYGIFYFIFHDIIVHRRIKFRFKPRNPYLKRIMRAHYVHHKVHKRDGAEAFGFLYAPKKYESR; from the coding sequence ATGCTAAACGTTGTAATTATTCTGGTTACGTTTGTAGGAATGGAGGGAGCCGCCTGGTGGACGCACAAGTACATCATGCACGGATTTATGTGGCGTTGGCATCATTCGCACCACAACCACCATTCGGGTTTTCTGGAACGTAACGATTTATTCAGTGTAGTATTCAGCTTGGTGGCCGTTGGATTGGTGGTTTTGGGGTTTGAGGTGGAACCACTCTGGTTTCTGGCCCCTATCGGCATTGGCGTGACTTTATACGGTATTTTTTATTTTATTTTTCACGACATCATCGTGCACCGGCGGATCAAATTCCGGTTTAAACCCCGCAATCCGTATTTGAAACGAATCATGCGGGCGCATTACGTCCACCACAAAGTTCACAAACGGGATGGGGCCGAAGCCTTCGGCTTTTTGTACGCTCCTAAAAAATACGAATCTCGTTAA